A single window of Toxoplasma gondii ME49 chromosome Ib, whole genome shotgun sequence DNA harbors:
- a CDS encoding hypothetical protein (encoded by transcript TGME49_207800), which translates to MMRRLASPSLRRLQEGQTPHSMRKSAVADARKKIFGYACGMPGEEQWVRPLQGRQMMKWYWPSKYMLQDVQMAQYFQMQAMRFAPRPAHVSLTTLSATMEQCWKKRDAVRAFFQSIDEKVLRENPTLQDLYGLYRTLCPDDPLRTPVDPALWRDPGFTWQHTADQRIVSSSTNREQQGDPSEPAMATRRVAQEQATDKRHISPANINDDVAALLFSRTEQSGAIRNVCAASPYLHGGKNNRSRDRFHNGAREANSSEEDSLEQPKSLILDTESRGTALSRSRTQECLLALSALAETGLGQSASELIQQPVVLRVDIGLGDREPVQDTTAFRKKQEQSRRTLQAALDHDERLARYHGAKHRFFDPLFRRRRLSFLDRFARERIKGEKARQLGAQLYVKHPDQKPVWPDNKGLLTRKWPSPFH; encoded by the exons ATGATGAGGAGGCTGGCATCTCCGTCCCTCCGGCGCCTACAAGAGGGGCAGACACCGCACTCGATGCGAAAAAGTGCCGTAGCTGATGCCAGAAAAAAGATTTTTGGATATGCGTGCGGTATGCCAGGGGAAGAGCAGTGGGTGAGGCCACTGCAAGGCCGTCAAATGATGAAGTGGTACTGGCCATCCAAGTATATGCTCCAGGATGTGCAGATGGCTCAATATTTTCAGATGCAG GCCATGCGATTTGCTCCTCGTCCTGCTCATGTGTCGCTGACAACGTTGTCCGCCACGATGGAACAGTGCTGGAAGAAGCGCGATGCGGTTCGAGCGTTTTTTCAAAGTATAGACGAAAAAGTTCTTCGCGAGAACCCGACACTCCAAGACCTTTATGG gtTGTATCGAACGCTGTGCCCCGACGATCCGTTACGCACCCCTGTTGACCCGGCGCTGTGGAGGGATCCTGGATTTACCTGGCAGCACACAGCCGACCAGC GTATTGTTTCGAGCTCTACAAACAGGGAACAACAGGGTGACCCGAGTGAGCCTGCGATGGCAACAAGACGAGTTGCTCAGGAACAAGCTACAGATAAAAG GCACATTTCTCCGGCGAATATCAACGACGACGTAgctgctcttcttttttcccgaACGGAACAATCGGGTGCGATCCGCAATGTGTGTGCTGCTTCACCATATTTACATG GTGGCAAAAATAACCGATCCCGCGATCGTTTCCATAACGGAGCTCGTGAAGCCAACAGTAGCGAGGAGGATTCGCTGGAGCAGCCAAAGTCGCTCATTCTTGACACTGAATCCCGCGGTACAGCGTTGTCCAGGAGCCGCACTCAGGAGTGTCTATTGGCTCTGTCAGCTCTAGCGGAAACTGGCTTAGGCCAAAGTGCTTCCGAATTGATACAGCAGCCGGTTGTGCTTCGAGTAGATATAGGCCTCGGCGATCGTGAACCGGTGCAGGATACAACCGCGTTTAGGAAAAAGCAGGAACAAAGCCGACGCACACTGCAAGCAGCCCTGGACCACGACGAGCGGCTGGCCCGATACCATGGCGCGAAACATAGGTTCTTCGATCCTTTGTTCAGGAGAAGGCGGTTGTCATTTTTGGATCGGTTTGCACGCGAGCGAatcaagggagagaaagcgcgGCAACTGGGAGCACAGCTTTACGTTAAGCACCCTGACCAGAAACCTGTGTGGCCGGACAACAAAGGTCTCCTTACTAGAAAGTGGCCGTCCCCTTTTCACTGA